acaggtccacgtctttcttgtgctgaagactccaaagCTGAGAACTCCAAATTCAGGAAGAGCGGGGACAGAGATCAGGCTGCTAGGAGCAGTATCAAGTTTAAGCAGAACCCAGACTCCGGGTCAGGGATCCCTCGTCCCCATGCTACACCCTCTGTCAGGGAAGGCTCCATTTTAACCCAAGGCAGATGCGGTCAACACTAGAGGCTCAGCATCAAGAAGAGGTAAGTATTATACGTATGAAATGAGGCGGGAGGGAGTAGAGGAGGTGTGGGAGATTTCACACGCTCCTTTCAGCGCTGGCCCGCAGCAGAAGCTGAAAACATACGTGCCTTTGCTGGGACTAGGATGAGAAGAGCGAGGAGGGAGGCAGCCCAGCTGGGACCTGCCAAAGCTGCACCAGGCGAGAGAGGAAAACCACGGGAGAAAGAACAGACAGCTGTCGGAAACGGACCCCAAAGCTTCTGACAGCCACAGCCCTGGTGAGAAAAAGCATCTGTGTAGGGCTGCAGCCTGCCAGCCCGTGAAGCCAAGCTTACCTGTCTCCCCAGCCAGGAATGCCGACAGCCTGGATGATGTAGATTGCTATTTGGCagaagaagatgaaaaagaagacGAAGAAGCTGAACGAGCTGTCAGACCTGCAGGAGAGACGGCAGGCAGGAGTGTAACCCAGGGATATGATCCCTGCGCGGACGCTCTTTTCTAAAAGGAGGGAAACCATTTCAGGGAACTCCTTTCTCCAGGGGAAAGCTGCTAAGGGGAGGTGATTTCAGGAGGAACTTAACGCAGCGACACAGCTTCCAACATGTCCACTGCGTATCACAAAACCACCACTCTGCCTAGTGCGAGAGGGGGTGAAGGCAGTTTCCTTAACATACAGAGTGTGCTCAACACACTAACATACCAAAAAGTTTCtcagaaatcaataaaaaaaaaaaaaaaaaaaaggactccaTGATTGGCTAGTCTTGGACTgcaagatggaaaaaagaaagaccacCACAATCAAGTTCCATCAGATACTTGTAATATGTTTAGGAACAAGTGGGTTTGATCTATTTAATGATGCAAAGAGCTGGAAAAATCCTGCAGGCAATACATGATCAGAACAGATAAACCCAAAACTCCTCCCCCTAAAAGCTCTGTCCCTGTTACAGAGGGAAATGGTACTTGCCTGAAAGCCTTGTAAATCGGTCGGTACCAACAGAGGAAGGCACAAGGAGTGAATAAAACAAACCACAGGATCGAGAGACCGAAGTCTACTCCTCTTTGCATATCGACTGTGAACCATGCCAGGCAGGCAAGCAGGTTTAGGAGCAGGGTAATCGAATGCACTGTTCAGgatgggagagagagaagaaacatcaGTAGGTTCTCGGAAAACTCAGGAGTCTCTCCCACCATCCCCAATCTCTCACTGAACACATGGAGCTCTGCAGAAATTAAGGAGACTTTGGGCCATCtaatttccttccctcccttgaAAGGAAGATGGAGCTTTAACCTAAGAACCTCATCTGATCCTGCTGCTTACAAACAAATCTTAAGTCTTTGCAGAGCACCAAAACTGACTAATAGAGCCGAGACTGTTTTACACCCGATCTCTGAACTGCACTATCCGCTGTCTTCCAGAGCGTCAGGAGAGTTGTTAAAGTCTCCATTAAACGACAACCAAAATCCTGTCACAAATGAGCTATTCCCAAAGCGTAAACCGAAGAGTCCTTTACATTTGCCTTcatgaaaaaaagggagagagacattATTTTACCCGTGCAGAAAACACCTACAGAATTTACAGAAGGTCAAAAGCCTCGCATTTGATACAGAATCTTCTTCAGAAGAGTTTTTATTGCAGTTCAAGCTATTACTTACGCATCCACAAGTAATACAGCATCTTGCATGTGCGCTGGTAGTCAGCTGGGATGTCTGCAGAAAAATCCTGATAAAAACACGGCTTGATCGGACACTTCTTGGGCAGAGGTGGCCAGTTGTTTTGCCTCgctgcagaaaagagaaaggagcagcTCTTCACTTGCCCTTCTCTCACTGAAAGGCTAGCTCACACACCATAACTGGCAAGCAGCCAACATTAAAACCTGGGAAGAGGCTGGGTCTCAGGAAGTAACTAAGTTTGAGCGGGCAGCACAGCAGCGACGTGTTAACTCTGCTGGCAGGTCGGCTGGGTTGTGAAGGCTTTCCTCCGCGGGAAGCGGAATTCCCCTGCAATGGCCAAAGGGCCATCACAACAAGTCCAGGTTCAGCCATTTAAAACCAAGATTAGGGGAAAATATTGTTTTGCTGTGGTTAAGAGAGCCTCGAGACTCGGGGCTGAGGGTGGGGGAAGCTTTATCGCTCTCAGTGAAAAGCCTTAACATGGCAGCACCACACAAGAGCTCAGACACTGATAGGAAACTGCTGTTTGAAGATCTTAATGTGGCTAAGTGCAGATGGGGAGAGCATGCTCCAGGGCAGAGACCCACAAGAGCTGGTCTCCGGCACCTCATCTCTGAGCTTGTTTCCCACCTTGTAAGCTATGGGATGACAGGTGCGGTCCCAAGAGGGTTGCCCCAGCTGTGAAGGACCAGAGGAAAGACACATGGCTTCTAAAAAAGCTGCATACGCTTGGACAGGCTGAGCCTTCATCGAATTCTGACAAACTAAGCAACTCAGGCTTCCCTGGGCATCACACACACTGCAGGAAGCAGTACTCACTGTTAATGCTGGCTGCGTTACTCTGCaattccctttccttcttctccaaCTCAGCCGCCTTCCTCTCTAATTCCGCCTGCTGCTGAAGAAGCCCAGCCTGCGCTGCCGCAGCCACAGCCTAAAGCCGGAGGAGAAAAAGGTTAAGTCCTTCCCTCAGCAAAGCAGtggcaacaccaccaccaaacacaCCAGGCGCCGAACTGGAACGGAAGCAGAGGCAATTCAGTAGCGAGGGTTGAGGACAATTTGAAAGCTGAATACCCGTGGCTAACCTTGAAACGTCCTGAGGCTTTCTGCCTTCCCTGCTGGAGGACAAAAATTCAGAACTCCATCCAGATGTTCCTCTCTTACGCCATGGGAAGACAGGGCTGGAAGAGCCCTCAAGAGGCTATCCAGTCTGTTCCCATCCTTTATGCCCTTCCCCTTCAGCAAAGCTACGCTTTTCCCGCAGCTTCTTCTACCTCCCAGTTCGCCTCATTGCTCTAAGGGCACTAACAGCAGAGCAGCGGGCAGGGCTCCCGCGTTCACCAGGACAATCCCCTactcagccaggagaaaaggttCAAATGAAAGGCGAGGCAGATGTCTACCACACCTCTTGAGCATCTCCTCTACCTGTCTGCTATTCTGAGAACCAATCCTTTCTCCTAGCAGCCTCGGTTTCTCTGCTCTTTGCAGGAGGTCGTCCTGGCTGCCGGGTACTTGCCAGCCAGTCTAAGCAGTGGCTGCAACATACAGCTAGACTGCATTTATACTCCTGGAACCGAGCGTGTCTGACCGGTCAGGAGAACTAAGGTAAAAGCATTAGCAGGATGCGTTTCAGTGTTTGCAGAGGGAAGCGCCAGAGCAAACAGGATACAAGGCAAAGTGAGATCTGCCAccagagggacagggaaaagGCATACGAAGAACTGCATGTATGTATTCCCTATAGAGATCTGCTTCACAAGGCAGGGACAAATGCAAGTTTAAAAGATCACCTGCAGCTTCCCACAAGAGCCCCAGAGAATCCCGTTCCCCTCCTATTCCCACATGCCTCCAGAGGCCCCCAGGAGCTCCTTGATGCTCTCCAGCtctgggggaaggcagcagcaaggggTTGCCATACCTGGGGAGTGGGCTCTACAGACGTCTGCAGAACCGCCGGCTGTGAGTGGCCAGAAGGCTGTGTGGCTGGCGTCGTCCGTGCTGCGTTTGTCTGCATATAAATCACAAGCAACATGGCAAAAAACATTACACATGGCTTCTTTTAGCCAAGAACAGTTCAAGTTTTAGCACCACTAAACCAGAAAGCACTATCATGAAGCAACTCCGCATTTTCAAAAGTCTGTTAATTCCTTAATGAACTGGGGGAGTGGCACCAGAGAATTACAGGCATTAGgcaaaggagagaaacaaaaagggaTTTTGATCAGTTGTTTAAACCACAAGTATTGCTTTACCCTGGTTTCCTGTTCCCCTTTTCCTGGCAGCAGCCAGGAAATAAGAATGAAGTTCTTGCAGCGATCCTTCCATGGTACTTCCGCAGCAGTTCAGCTCCCAACCCAGAGACCAAATAAATATTGATGTGTCCTGCCACAAAACATCTTCCCCTTCACACTTCATATAGCTTTACCACGAGGCAGCAGCGAGTTTGAGAGAAGCTGTTCCACGTGAGTGGAGAGCTCCAGCTGGGAGTTTATTAGTGCTCCAGCGTAGGAGCGGTTGCTTGCAGCTCTCCACGCACGCAATGAACTACCGCCCACGGGGAAATCAGCTGCCAACACCtcactctttttcctttaagcTGCACCCACCAAGGGACCTTCTACACGGCTAAAGCCACCACCAAGATGCTTAGTGCAAAGACACATGGCACATACCAGCTGGGAGCTCTCTGAAAAGGGGTTGAATTCATCCAAGCCACTTTGGCTAGTGTTTGTGAGCTGTGTCACCGAGGGATCCTGAAAGGAGAGAGAGCAAAGACAAATCAGCGTGGGACACAGGTCATCGTTACCTTCTACGTTACCCACACTGCCGGCCTTCCATTCGCTTGTCAAATGCATC
The sequence above is drawn from the Rissa tridactyla isolate bRisTri1 chromosome 9, bRisTri1.patW.cur.20221130, whole genome shotgun sequence genome and encodes:
- the SCAMP2 gene encoding secretory carrier-associated membrane protein 2, encoding MSGFDTNPFADPVDINPFQDPSVTQLTNTSQSGLDEFNPFSESSQLTNAARTTPATQPSGHSQPAVLQTSVEPTPQAVAAAAQAGLLQQQAELERKAAELEKKERELQSNAASINTRQNNWPPLPKKCPIKPCFYQDFSADIPADYQRTCKMLYYLWMLHSITLLLNLLACLAWFTVDMQRGVDFGLSILWFVLFTPCAFLCWYRPIYKAFRSDSSFSFFVFFFIFFCQIAIYIIQAVGIPGWGDSGWIAALSELHGNLAVAVIMMVVAGFFTLCAVLSLFLLKQVHSLYRRTGASFQRAQEEFSQGILTNRNFQTAAAGAASSAAQSAFRGN